One segment of Carya illinoinensis cultivar Pawnee chromosome 1, C.illinoinensisPawnee_v1, whole genome shotgun sequence DNA contains the following:
- the LOC122290345 gene encoding protein ALP1-like isoform X1: protein MGPIKGSKRRKKAAKKVDQNVLAASLLSQPQSLDWWDDFSQRITGPLSDSKKFESVFKISRKTFDYICSLVRDDMKARPSNFNYTNGKPLSLNDQVAVALRRLGSGESLSSVGESFGMNQSTVSQITWRFVEAMEGRGLHHVRWPSTEAEIEEVKSKFQKIRGLPNCCGAIDITHITMTLPTMDSTDDVWLDREKNCSMILQAIVDPEMRFRDIITGWPGSLSDALVLRSSGFFRLSEEGKRLNGKKVELSQGIELGEYIVGDAGFPLLPWLLTPYQGRGRSDFQSEFNKRHFATRMVAQRALARLKEMWKIIHGVMWKPDKHRLPRIILVCCILHNIVIDMEDEVQDELPLSHHHDSSYRLQSCQSADKTAVIIRENLSLYLSRKLTC, encoded by the exons ATGGGACCCATTAAAGGGTCCAAGAGAAGGAAGAAGGCTGCGAAAAAAGTGGACCAAAATGTCTTGGCCGCTTCGCTGCTCTCCCAACCCCAGTCCTTGGATTGGTGGGACGACTTCTCCCAGAGGATTACTG GCCCCCTATCTGATTCAAAGAAATTTGAATCCGTTTTCAAAATCTCAAGAAAGACATTCGACTACATATGTTCTCTTGTGAGGGATGATATGAAGGCTAGGCCTTCGAACTTCAATTATACAAATGGCAAGCCTTTGTCTTTAAATGACCAAGTGGCTGTTGCTCTTAGGAGACTGGGCTCTGGTGAATCACTATCAAGCGTTGGTGAGTCATTTGGGATGAACCAATCAACAGTTTCCCAAATAACCTGGAGGTTTGTGGAAGCAATGGAGGGAAGAGGACTTCACCATGTCCGTTGGCCTTCGACAGAAGCAGAGATCGAAGAGGTAAAATCTAAGTTTCAGAAAATTCGTGGCCTTCCAAATTGTTGTGGTGCAATTGACATCACGCACATCACAATGACCCTCCCTACAATGGACTCGACTGATGACGTCTGGCTTGATCGGGAGAAAAACTGTAGCATGATCTTGCAGGCAATTGTGGACCCAGAAATGAGATTCCGTGACATAATTACAGGGTGGCCGGGAAGCTTGAGTGATGCCCTTGTGCTCCGAAGCTCAGGTTTCTTCAGACTTTCTGAAGAAGGTAAGAGGTTAAATGGAAAGAAAGTGGAGCTTTCTCAAGGAATAGAGTTAGGAGAATATATAGTAGGGGATGCAGGGTTTCCCCTTTTGCCATGGCTTCTTACTCCTTATCAAGGAAGAGGCCGCTCAGATTTTCAGTCCGAATTTAACAAGAGGCACTTTGCAACCCGAATGGTGGCACAGAGAGCTTTAGCTAGGTTGAAGGAGATGTGGAAGATAATTCATGGAGTAATGTGGAAGCCTGATAAGCATAGGTTGCCGAGGATCATTCTGGTTTGTTGCATACTGCACAACATTGTTATTGATATGGAGGATGAGGTGCAAGATGAACTGCCTTTGTCTCATCATCACGATTCGAGTTATCGACTACAAAGTTGCCAATCTGCCGATAAGACCGCCGTTATCATCAGAGAAAATCTTTCTCTCTACTTATCTAGAAAACTGACATGTTGA
- the LOC122290373 gene encoding uncharacterized protein LOC122290373: protein MEVKNLLKDKKFWLASFLITWAAALQGHMMWLQRQDSFKQKFGTLNTNGSDDEK, encoded by the exons ATGGAAGTGAAGAATCTGCTCAAGGACAAGAAGTTCTGGCTTGCTTCCTTTCTCATTACCTGGGCCGCTGCTCTCCAg GGGCATATGATGTGGTTGCAGAGGCAGGACTCCTTCAAGCAGAAGTTTGGTACTCTCAATACAAATGGTAGTGATGATGAGAAATGA
- the LOC122290345 gene encoding protein ALP1-like isoform X2 codes for MRSPPQMNMLQCFHFSGPLSDSKKFESVFKISRKTFDYICSLVRDDMKARPSNFNYTNGKPLSLNDQVAVALRRLGSGESLSSVGESFGMNQSTVSQITWRFVEAMEGRGLHHVRWPSTEAEIEEVKSKFQKIRGLPNCCGAIDITHITMTLPTMDSTDDVWLDREKNCSMILQAIVDPEMRFRDIITGWPGSLSDALVLRSSGFFRLSEEGKRLNGKKVELSQGIELGEYIVGDAGFPLLPWLLTPYQGRGRSDFQSEFNKRHFATRMVAQRALARLKEMWKIIHGVMWKPDKHRLPRIILVCCILHNIVIDMEDEVQDELPLSHHHDSSYRLQSCQSADKTAVIIRENLSLYLSRKLTC; via the coding sequence ATGCGTTCACCACCTCAAATGAATATGTTACAATGTTTCCACTTCTCAGGCCCCCTATCTGATTCAAAGAAATTTGAATCCGTTTTCAAAATCTCAAGAAAGACATTCGACTACATATGTTCTCTTGTGAGGGATGATATGAAGGCTAGGCCTTCGAACTTCAATTATACAAATGGCAAGCCTTTGTCTTTAAATGACCAAGTGGCTGTTGCTCTTAGGAGACTGGGCTCTGGTGAATCACTATCAAGCGTTGGTGAGTCATTTGGGATGAACCAATCAACAGTTTCCCAAATAACCTGGAGGTTTGTGGAAGCAATGGAGGGAAGAGGACTTCACCATGTCCGTTGGCCTTCGACAGAAGCAGAGATCGAAGAGGTAAAATCTAAGTTTCAGAAAATTCGTGGCCTTCCAAATTGTTGTGGTGCAATTGACATCACGCACATCACAATGACCCTCCCTACAATGGACTCGACTGATGACGTCTGGCTTGATCGGGAGAAAAACTGTAGCATGATCTTGCAGGCAATTGTGGACCCAGAAATGAGATTCCGTGACATAATTACAGGGTGGCCGGGAAGCTTGAGTGATGCCCTTGTGCTCCGAAGCTCAGGTTTCTTCAGACTTTCTGAAGAAGGTAAGAGGTTAAATGGAAAGAAAGTGGAGCTTTCTCAAGGAATAGAGTTAGGAGAATATATAGTAGGGGATGCAGGGTTTCCCCTTTTGCCATGGCTTCTTACTCCTTATCAAGGAAGAGGCCGCTCAGATTTTCAGTCCGAATTTAACAAGAGGCACTTTGCAACCCGAATGGTGGCACAGAGAGCTTTAGCTAGGTTGAAGGAGATGTGGAAGATAATTCATGGAGTAATGTGGAAGCCTGATAAGCATAGGTTGCCGAGGATCATTCTGGTTTGTTGCATACTGCACAACATTGTTATTGATATGGAGGATGAGGTGCAAGATGAACTGCCTTTGTCTCATCATCACGATTCGAGTTATCGACTACAAAGTTGCCAATCTGCCGATAAGACCGCCGTTATCATCAGAGAAAATCTTTCTCTCTACTTATCTAGAAAACTGACATGTTGA
- the LOC122290345 gene encoding protein ALP1-like isoform X3 has protein sequence MKARPSNFNYTNGKPLSLNDQVAVALRRLGSGESLSSVGESFGMNQSTVSQITWRFVEAMEGRGLHHVRWPSTEAEIEEVKSKFQKIRGLPNCCGAIDITHITMTLPTMDSTDDVWLDREKNCSMILQAIVDPEMRFRDIITGWPGSLSDALVLRSSGFFRLSEEGKRLNGKKVELSQGIELGEYIVGDAGFPLLPWLLTPYQGRGRSDFQSEFNKRHFATRMVAQRALARLKEMWKIIHGVMWKPDKHRLPRIILVCCILHNIVIDMEDEVQDELPLSHHHDSSYRLQSCQSADKTAVIIRENLSLYLSRKLTC, from the coding sequence ATGAAGGCTAGGCCTTCGAACTTCAATTATACAAATGGCAAGCCTTTGTCTTTAAATGACCAAGTGGCTGTTGCTCTTAGGAGACTGGGCTCTGGTGAATCACTATCAAGCGTTGGTGAGTCATTTGGGATGAACCAATCAACAGTTTCCCAAATAACCTGGAGGTTTGTGGAAGCAATGGAGGGAAGAGGACTTCACCATGTCCGTTGGCCTTCGACAGAAGCAGAGATCGAAGAGGTAAAATCTAAGTTTCAGAAAATTCGTGGCCTTCCAAATTGTTGTGGTGCAATTGACATCACGCACATCACAATGACCCTCCCTACAATGGACTCGACTGATGACGTCTGGCTTGATCGGGAGAAAAACTGTAGCATGATCTTGCAGGCAATTGTGGACCCAGAAATGAGATTCCGTGACATAATTACAGGGTGGCCGGGAAGCTTGAGTGATGCCCTTGTGCTCCGAAGCTCAGGTTTCTTCAGACTTTCTGAAGAAGGTAAGAGGTTAAATGGAAAGAAAGTGGAGCTTTCTCAAGGAATAGAGTTAGGAGAATATATAGTAGGGGATGCAGGGTTTCCCCTTTTGCCATGGCTTCTTACTCCTTATCAAGGAAGAGGCCGCTCAGATTTTCAGTCCGAATTTAACAAGAGGCACTTTGCAACCCGAATGGTGGCACAGAGAGCTTTAGCTAGGTTGAAGGAGATGTGGAAGATAATTCATGGAGTAATGTGGAAGCCTGATAAGCATAGGTTGCCGAGGATCATTCTGGTTTGTTGCATACTGCACAACATTGTTATTGATATGGAGGATGAGGTGCAAGATGAACTGCCTTTGTCTCATCATCACGATTCGAGTTATCGACTACAAAGTTGCCAATCTGCCGATAAGACCGCCGTTATCATCAGAGAAAATCTTTCTCTCTACTTATCTAGAAAACTGACATGTTGA
- the LOC122303669 gene encoding zinc finger protein ZAT12-like, producing MKRTIAEREIDHMTMANCLMLLSRGGEMDAFADNFPSRVFECKTCNRKFQSFQALGGHRASHKKPRLMMGGADGGNLDQSQSHGSSPTKPKTHECSICGLEFAIGQALGGHMRRHRTALTHHQNQAPFNLTQSLQQVPDLGASSSSSSSHEVVPVVKKTTSRRVLFLDLNLTPVENNLECVRLGKAAPLIDCFL from the coding sequence ATGAAGAGAACAATAGCAGAAAGAGAGATCGATCACATGACCATGGCAAACTGCTTGATGCTACTCTCTCGCGGAGGAGAAATGGACGCTTTCGCCGACAACTTTCCAAGCCGTGTCTTTGAGTGCAAGACATGTAACAGGAAATTCCAGTCGTTCCAAGCGCTAGGCGGTCACCGAGCGAGCCACAAGAAGCCGAGGTTGATGATGGGAGGCGCAGACGGAGGAAATCTTGATCAGTCTCAGTCACATGGTTCATCCCCAACCAAACCCAAAACCCACGAGTGCTCTATCTGCGGCCTAGAGTTTGCCATAGGGCAGGCTTTGGGGGGTCACATGAGGAGGCACAGGACAGCCTTGACTCATCACCAAAACCAAGCTCCTTTCAATCTCACACAAAGCCTGCAGCAGGTTCCTGATCTGGGGGctagttcttcttcttcttcttcacatgaAGTAGTACCCGTCGTAAAGAAAACGACTAGTCGGAGAGTCTTGTTTCTGGATCTCAACCTGACACCCGTTGAGAATAATCTGGAGTGTGTAAGGCTTGGGAAGGCAGCACCCTTGATTGATTGTTTTTTGTAA
- the LOC122290323 gene encoding F-box protein At2g39490, translating to MEEKLLDLLSSLPDEILGRVIAFLPCESALETSFLSTRWRDLWNTALVQRGTIEAAATAISGFLTQFDERDPLRQPRKLRYHFCKDGVLLATIAANNKLYMDFSAGKQGFSKQFGWQLELNRQNLTYQPSSSTAATFVKTLHLKSVSSLTSEAVSSMVSNFQFLENLKIIECDGLEALEIDAGSKLSSLTILDCPQLKSLHMRSSKLRSFKYRGLLPWLWPEDHFNLKHAMLDFRQGPGDISFNSGDFDATLLTIKNAETLTLCRWTFEALIWPSISCVFSHFQFYKLKELWWIDNYTERYNSDALISFLKLCPALEQLFVTIDPSSYRIPHSTATYSKQVKRNPELEHLMVIKMEGFSNQEDEILLAEQLRKLAALDPQIVATSDRNGSRSLVKVPSYQPKLQCGSYLERERVPPWSQNGKRATKFAQVMGELLSEACPKHAHMDP from the exons ATGGAGGAAAAACTACTGGATTTACTAAGCAGTTTACCGGATGAGATCCTTGGCCGCGTCATTGCGTTTCTGCCTTGTGAATCTGCTCTGGAGACCAGCTTCCTTTCTACTCGATGGAGAGACCTTTGGAACACAGCTTTAGTGCAACGAGGAACAATAGAAGCGGCTGCCACCGCAATTTCTGGATTCCTAACTCAATTTGATGAGCGCGATCCCTTGAGGCAACCCCGGAAACTTCGATATCACTTCTGCAAAGATGGCGTTCTCTTGGCTACCATCGCAGctaataataaactttatatGGATTTCTCTGCTGGGAAGCAAGGGTTTTCAAAGCAGTTTGGTTGGCAGTTGGAGCTGAATCGCCAAAACCTTACCTACCAGCCAAGTTCTTCTACGGCCGCCACCTTCGTCAAAACGCTTCATCTAAAATCGGTGAGCTCTCTTACCAGTGAGGCTGTGTCTTCTATGGTATCGAATTTTCAGTTtcttgaaaacttgaaaatcaTTGAATGCGACGGATTAGAAGCTTTGGAAATTGACGCCGGTTCAAAGCTTTCGAGCTTGACCATCCTTGATTGTCCGCAATTGAAATCTCTCCATATGAGATCCTCGAAACTCAGGTCTTTCAAGTATCGAGGTCTGCTCCCTTGGCTGTGGCCCGAAGATCACTTTAACCTGAAACATGCCATGCTAGATTTCAGACAAGGCCCCGGCGATATCAGCTTTAACAGTGGTGATTTCGACGCAACTCTATTAACCATAAAAAACGCCGAAACTCTTACACTATGCAGATGGACTTTTGAG GCTCTGATTTGGCCATCGATTTCCTGTGTATTTAGCCACTTCCAGTTCTACAAATTGAAAGAGCTATGGTGGATTGATAATTACACTGAAAGATATAACAGTGACGCCTTGATCTCCTTCCTGAAACTTTGTCCTGCCTTGGAGCAACTTTTTGTCACT atTGACCCCTCAAGCTACAGAATCCCGCACAGTACTGCTACGTACTCAAAACAAGTCAAAAGGAATCCAGAACTTGAACATCTCATGGTGATAAAAATGGAGGGATTTAGCAATCAAGAGGATGAGATCTTACTGGCAGAGCAGCTGAGAAAGCTAGCAGCCCTGGATCCACAAATCGTAGCAACATCCGATAGGAATGGATCACGAAGTTTAGTCAAGGTTCCTTCATATCAGCCAAAGCTGCAGTGTGGGAGCTACTTGGAAAGGGAAAGGGTCCCACCCTGGTCACAGAATGGAAAGCGTGCCACTAAATTTGCTCAAGTGATGGGAGAGCTACTCAGTGAGGCGTGTCCCAAACATGCTCACATGGATCCATAA